The Brachyspira hyodysenteriae ATCC 27164 genome includes a window with the following:
- a CDS encoding leucine-rich repeat protein, with amino-acid sequence MKKITALFILISLIIISCKYKIVSPIIDIDDGNNMYNNNGNNGNNNNQNLYTIGANSSEEEVRNSLEKNKQLTGKNLIIVEGYINQTSSIFDNIKKVISGKTDIELDLSMATLESNFKGTLENSTELTIVLLPSSRTLVGNFLKGCTSVTSIQLQKTLDTIDPTSFSGCTSLKNVEYLGTSPNIINGTPFTGLQPADLYLPNVKTDPGDQSWDNFLGSKWNKIHYNASMPK; translated from the coding sequence ATGAAAAAGATAACTGCATTATTTATACTTATTTCTTTAATAATTATATCTTGTAAATATAAAATAGTATCCCCTATTATTGATATTGATGATGGAAATAATATGTATAATAATAATGGGAATAACGGAAATAATAATAATCAGAATTTGTACACTATAGGAGCAAACTCTAGTGAAGAGGAAGTAAGAAATTCACTTGAAAAAAATAAACAATTAACCGGTAAAAATTTAATAATAGTAGAAGGATATATAAATCAAACTTCTTCAATATTTGATAATATAAAAAAAGTAATAAGCGGTAAAACAGATATAGAGTTAGACCTATCAATGGCCACATTAGAAAGTAATTTTAAAGGAACTTTAGAAAACTCTACAGAATTAACAATAGTTCTTCTTCCATCATCTAGAACATTAGTAGGTAATTTTTTGAAGGGATGTACTTCTGTAACTAGTATACAATTGCAAAAAACTTTAGATACAATAGATCCAACAAGTTTTTCAGGATGTACTTCATTAAAAAATGTAGAGTATTTAGGGACTTCTCCAAACATAATAAATGGTACACCTTTTACGGGTCTGCAGCCTGCTGACTTATATCTTCCAAATGTAAAAACAGATCCTGGTGATCAAAGCTGGGATAATTTCTTAGGTTCTAAATGGAACAAAATACATTACAACGCTTCTATGCCTAAATAA
- a CDS encoding leucine-rich repeat domain-containing protein: MIRNIKYIFIIYLLAISCSNYRVTDPFSIQNNSNNNISIIPEYVDAQYFIKADYTEQQIEEIMNKYFQNFGEYIIFLNDTKDNIDKNKTIETINKVVNKPAYLHNGAAVDLSRTDITEIAQSAFNANKNLIEVKLPNSLKTINSSAFQSCERLKYINLVSSITDIQSAAFQDCMSLEIINITSKVKTIANNAFKNCVTLREVILPEGLTSIADGAFNYCTSLESINFPSTLQTIGTAAFYSCKSLKSIKLNQGLTTINDNAFNLCSSLTAISLPNSITSLLNPSEGKVFSDCKMLKNVEYLDTDPVKILKENDTFRGSPVTDLYLPNVAEDPKNGSWDNFLGVAWTTIHYGKSMPR, translated from the coding sequence ATGATTAGAAATATTAAATATATTTTCATTATATATTTATTAGCTATTTCCTGCTCTAATTATAGAGTTACTGATCCATTCTCCATTCAAAATAATAGTAATAATAACATAAGCATTATACCTGAATATGTAGATGCTCAATATTTCATCAAAGCAGATTACACTGAACAGCAAATAGAAGAAATAATGAATAAATATTTCCAGAATTTTGGAGAATATATAATATTTTTAAATGATACTAAAGATAATATAGATAAAAATAAAACAATAGAAACAATAAATAAAGTAGTTAATAAACCTGCTTATTTACATAACGGAGCTGCTGTTGATTTAAGCAGAACTGATATAACAGAAATAGCACAAAGTGCATTTAATGCAAATAAAAATTTAATAGAAGTTAAGCTTCCTAACTCATTAAAAACTATAAATTCATCAGCATTTCAATCATGCGAAAGATTAAAATATATAAATCTAGTAAGCTCTATAACCGATATACAATCTGCTGCATTTCAAGACTGTATGTCTTTAGAAATTATTAATATAACATCAAAAGTAAAAACTATAGCTAATAATGCATTTAAAAATTGTGTTACTTTAAGAGAAGTAATACTTCCTGAAGGATTAACTTCAATAGCAGATGGAGCATTCAATTACTGTACATCATTAGAATCAATTAATTTTCCATCAACTTTACAAACTATAGGCACAGCAGCATTTTACAGCTGTAAATCATTAAAAAGTATAAAATTAAATCAAGGATTAACTACCATAAATGATAATGCTTTTAATCTTTGCTCATCATTAACAGCTATAAGCTTACCTAATAGTATAACAAGCCTTTTAAATCCTTCAGAAGGTAAGGTTTTTTCTGATTGTAAAATGCTTAAAAATGTTGAATATCTTGATACAGATCCCGTAAAAATACTTAAAGAAAATGATACATTCAGAGGTTCACCTGTAACCGATTTATACCTTCCTAATGTGGCAGAAGATCCTAAAAATGGAAGCTGGGATAATTTTTTAGGTGTTGCTTGGACAACTATTCATTATGGAAAATCTATGCCTAGATAA
- a CDS encoding outer membrane protein — translation MKRYYLIIFMIMFLFFNNQKLFSFIPEGLYITPKFIFSHDGNYAYKKTDSDLGYFNYLGGGFSLGYSIPTINKSSPVRFEFEYMGRSVIGMTNDIKMHTLLGSIYFDINFFLIKEELTDESYKQTLLDKYPPFTIYLGISIGTRINDYLVGTYTDNNKIQKRLSKSTIVFGFSGGMAYNVLPYMSIDLGYRYLLDTKADGYHEVLFGLRFKVPKL, via the coding sequence ATGAAAAGATATTATTTAATTATATTTATGATTATGTTTTTATTTTTTAATAATCAAAAACTATTTTCATTTATTCCTGAAGGTTTATATATTACTCCTAAATTTATTTTTTCACATGATGGAAATTATGCCTATAAAAAAACAGATAGTGATCTAGGATATTTTAATTATCTAGGCGGAGGATTTTCTTTAGGATACAGCATACCAACTATAAATAAATCTTCTCCTGTAAGATTTGAATTTGAATATATGGGAAGAAGTGTAATAGGTATGACCAATGATATAAAAATGCATACCCTATTAGGTTCTATATATTTTGATATTAATTTCTTTTTAATCAAAGAAGAATTAACAGATGAAAGCTACAAACAAACCTTATTGGATAAATACCCTCCTTTTACGATATATTTAGGAATATCCATAGGAACTAGAATAAATGACTATTTAGTAGGTACATATACTGATAATAATAAAATACAAAAGAGACTATCAAAAAGTACGATAGTTTTCGGATTCAGCGGAGGAATGGCTTATAATGTATTACCATATATGTCTATAGATTTGGGATACAGATATTTATTGGATACTAAAGCGGACGGATATCATGAAGTATTATTTGGTTTGAGATTCAAAGTACCAAAATTATAA
- a CDS encoding tia invasion determinant → MKFIIKKFSIGCLFIVCLTNTLIAYDIGVYLSPKFLLEIEDSGIRKPNDDKKNIQNLYVGGGISIGYNFDIFHKYSTVRLEFEYLYRNPISENVYIPRVKTMYSHSFLFGAYYDFYFWYVNYDNPDSIRTRINNGKRPLMSVYAGFLMGAGLNTYITSNIFEQNGIFNYSYYYNMVQFLYGLGGGFAFHITPLISLDLSYRVTFTTELQSNHDIVASLRFNF, encoded by the coding sequence ATGAAGTTTATAATAAAAAAGTTTTCAATTGGCTGTTTATTTATAGTTTGCCTAACTAATACTCTTATAGCATATGATATAGGAGTTTATTTATCGCCTAAATTTTTGTTGGAGATAGAAGATTCAGGAATAAGAAAACCAAATGATGATAAAAAAAATATACAAAACTTATATGTAGGAGGAGGTATTTCAATAGGATACAATTTCGACATATTTCATAAATACAGCACTGTAAGACTTGAATTTGAATATCTATATAGAAATCCTATTTCAGAAAATGTTTATATACCAAGAGTAAAAACAATGTATTCACATAGTTTTTTATTTGGTGCTTATTATGATTTCTATTTTTGGTATGTAAATTATGATAATCCTGATTCAATTAGAACTAGAATTAATAATGGGAAAAGACCTTTAATGTCTGTTTATGCCGGATTCTTGATGGGGGCAGGACTAAATACATATATAACTAGTAATATTTTTGAACAGAATGGTATTTTTAATTATAGTTATTACTATAATATGGTGCAATTTCTTTACGGACTTGGAGGCGGTTTTGCGTTTCATATAACTCCGTTAATTAGTTTAGATTTAAGCTATAGAGTAACTTTCACTACAGAACTTCAGTCTAATCATGATATAGTGGCATCTTTAAGGTTTAATTTTTAG
- a CDS encoding autotransporter outer membrane beta-barrel domain-containing protein, translating to MKKNILIILFLFILANNILAQEPSNNIINKNANNNNYNDSTANNNNYNNSTANNNNYNNSTANNNSIANINDALSSHRHSIGVDFGPTIFYMLIAPSVFNLALPSNDPSNLKLQGTFGLGLTYTYRLTEKMDVNVDAGFYNMKTYYDNSKATYNGNVYGLGLSAGLRFYFNKKDRASGFFLMPKVGTTLFITHGREYQKDSSSYTNRNSNIMDFYISGEMGFRIDLSRGLGVNSGIRPFLDISIIDIGISYKSLIRLVPLPRFSIGILF from the coding sequence ATGAAAAAGAATATATTAATAATTTTATTTTTATTTATACTTGCTAATAATATTCTAGCACAAGAACCTTCAAACAATATTATAAATAAAAATGCAAATAATAATAATTATAATGACAGTACAGCAAATAATAATAACTATAATAACAGTACAGCAAATAATAATAACTATAATAACAGTACAGCAAATAATAATAGTATAGCAAATATAAATGATGCTCTAAGCTCTCATAGACATTCTATAGGAGTTGATTTCGGACCTACAATTTTTTATATGCTTATAGCTCCGTCAGTTTTTAATCTTGCTTTACCTAGTAATGATCCAAGCAATCTAAAGCTGCAAGGTACTTTCGGATTGGGACTTACATATACATACAGACTAACTGAAAAAATGGATGTTAATGTAGATGCCGGCTTTTATAATATGAAAACATATTATGATAATTCAAAAGCCACATACAATGGAAATGTATATGGACTCGGACTTTCTGCAGGTTTAAGATTTTATTTTAATAAGAAAGACAGAGCATCAGGATTTTTCTTAATGCCTAAAGTTGGAACAACATTGTTTATAACACATGGCAGAGAATATCAAAAAGATTCATCATCATATACAAATAGAAATAGCAATATAATGGATTTTTATATATCCGGAGAAATGGGATTTAGAATAGATTTATCGAGAGGATTAGGAGTTAATAGCGGTATTCGTCCTTTTTTAGATATATCAATAATTGATATAGGTATTTCATATAAAAGCTTGATAAGACTAGTACCTCTTCCAAGATTTTCTATTGGAATACTTTTTTGA